One genomic segment of Nothobranchius furzeri strain GRZ-AD chromosome 10, NfurGRZ-RIMD1, whole genome shotgun sequence includes these proteins:
- the LOC107390980 gene encoding olfactory receptor 5K16-like produces MSSEEKLTTLSNTTFVRPARFYLSGFSNMPHAKYYYVFLCFVYIMTVLGNSFLLSVIYLVKTLHTPKYIIVFNLALTDLCGSTALIPKVLDTFLFDRRYILYEACLSYMFFVYLFGCVQSWTLVTMAYDRFIAICFPLRYHSIVTKRSVVAMLLFSWGFVMSFFATMVGFLNRLSFCGSLVIGSFFCDHGPVYRLACNDISYNYITGLIAFLVFSCIPLMLIIITYVVISISLSRTTSKDERLRALKTCTSHLILVAVFFLPYVSTNVAALTSYIHPNARIINASLTHTIPSLINPIIYSLKTEEVISAIKRLYKRNRLYSSQCQNRKCKFNTHIISY; encoded by the exons ATGTCCTCTGAAGAAAAACTCACTACTTTATCTAACACCACATTTGTTCGTCCTGCAAGATTCTACCTCAGTGGGTTTTCTAACATGCCTCATGCTAAATATTATTATGTCTTCTTGTGTTTTGTTTACATCATGACTGTTCTTGGAAATAGCTTTCTTCTTTCTGTTATCTACCTGGTGAAGACTCTTCATACTCCCAAATATATAATTGTGTTCAACCTGGCTTTGACAGACTTGTGTGGGAGTACTGCTCTCATCCCAAAAGTCTTGGACACATTCTTGTTTGACAGGAGATACATTCTCTATGAGGCATGCTTGAGTTATAtgttctttgtttatttatttggatgTGTGCAGTCATGGACTCTAGTCACTATGGCATATGACAGATTTATAGCTATTTGTTTCCCGTTAAGATACCACAGTATTGTAACTAAAAGGTCTGTAGTtgcaatgctgctgttttcttgggGTTTTGTGATGAGTTTTTTTGCAACCATGGTTGGTTTCCTTAATCGTCTTTCTTTCTGTGGATCTTTAGTGATAGGAAGTTTTTTCTGTGATCATGGACCTGTATATCGTCTGGCCTGTAATGATATATCTTATAACTACATAACAGGGCTTATTGCCTTCCTTGTATTTTCTTGCATCCCTCTTATGCTGATAATTATAACTTATGTTGTCATTTCAATCTCACTGAGCAGAACCACTTCAAAAGATGAAAGACTTAGAGCGCTGAAAACTTGTACATCTCACTTGATTCTTGTTGCTGTGTTTTTtctaccttatgtcagcactaatGTAGCTGCGCTGACTTCTTATATTCATCCGAATGCCAGAATCATCAATGCTAGTTTAACACACACAATTCCATCTCTGATTAATCCTATTATATACTCTTTAAAGACAGAAGAAGTTATAAGTGCAATTAAAAGGCTCTACAAAAGAAACAGA ctctattCATCCCAATGCCAGAACCGTAAATGCAAGTTTAACACACATATCATATCTTATTAA
- the LOC129152453 gene encoding olfactory receptor 1E16-like encodes MDLFNSALGRNISFIRPAYFIISGFIGIPYMKYYYVFLCFVYIASVLGNTVVMVLIYLDHNLRTPKYVAVFNLAFVDLLGNTVQVPKVLDIFLFNHFNISYNDCLTFLFFCFTCLSMQALNLVALSYDRVVAIMFPLHYQTKVTHRFMFSLIAFFWLFAIIALLVAVGLLTRLSFCDSVVINSYFCDHGQLYKLACNNTFPNSVIGFLLPFLILWLPLFVILSSYICIGYALVKVVTVNERMKAFKTCTAHLSLVAIYFIPILITFTMSARIHPNARIINLSLTSVFPPMLNPIIYVLQTHEIKSSLKKNFKFIR; translated from the coding sequence ATGGACCTGTTCAACTCCGCTCTTGGCAGAAATATCTCCTTCATCCGACCTGCATATTTTATAATAAGTGGATTTATTGGCATTCCTTATATGAAGTACTACTATGTTTTTCTCTGTTTTGTCTATATTGCTTCAGTCCTTGGAAACACAGTAGTAATGGTTCTGATCTACTTGGATCATAACCTCAGAACTCCTAAATATGTAGCAGTTTTTAACCTTGCATTTGTGGACCTGTTGGGTAACACAGTTCAGGTGCCGAAGGTGCTCGACATCTTTTTGTTTAATCACTTTAACATCTCCTATAATGACTGCTTGACATTCCTGTTTTTCTGCTTTACTTGCCTTTCAATGCAGGCTCTTAACCTAGTTGCTCTCTCCTACGACCGGGTGGTGGCTATCATGTTTCCTCTGCACTATCAGACAAAGGTTACCCACAGATTTATGTTTAGTTTGATCGCCTTTTTCTGGCTGTTTGCTATAATAGCTCTTCTGGTTGCTGTTGGTCTTCTCACCAGACTCTCCTTCTGTGATTCAGTTGTAATTAACAGCTATTTCTGTGATCATGGTCAATTATACAAACTTGCGTGCAACAACACTTTTCCCAATTCTGTCATCGGTTTCTTGTTGCCATTTCTCATTCTTTGGCTTCCTCTGTTTGTGATCTTGTCCAGTTACATTTGTATTGGCTATGCTTTAGTTAAAGTAGTGACAGTTAATGAACGAATGAAGGCCTTCAAAACCTGCACAGCTCATCTTTCATTAGTGGCGATCTATTTTATCCCTATATTAATCACATTTACCATGAGTGCAAGAATACATCCTAATGCCAGGATAATCAACTTGTCTCTGACTTCAGTGTTTCCACCCATGTTAAACCCAATTATTTATGTTTTGCAAACACACGAAATCAAAAGTTCATTGAAGAAAAATTTTAAATTCATCAGGTGA
- the LOC107390996 gene encoding olfactory receptor 8G17 — MELFNSALGRNITFVRPPYFIISGFIGLPNMKYYYVFLFFVYIVSLLGNAAVITVIYLDPNLRTPKYIAVFNLVFVDLLGSTALVPKVIDIFLFNHNIIPYNDCLTFLFFCYICLSMQSFNLVALSYDRLVAIIFPLHYQVKMTYKFMFSLIASFWIFNITAVLIAVGLITRLSFCKSLVVNSFFCDHGQIYRLACNDNFPNDVLSFLYPVFLFWFPLVFILLSYLYILYTLAKVATLQQGVKAFKTCLAHLSLVVIYFTPLLVTFTLMEKIHPNYRIINLSLTSVIPSMLNPIIYVLQTQEIKVSMKKILKSCLKNKIRARKPPTM; from the coding sequence ATGGAATTATTCAACTCTGCTTTAGGGAGAAATATCACATTTGTGCGTCCCCCATACTTCATAATAAGTGGATTTATTGGCTTACCTAATATGAAATATTACtatgtttttctcttttttgtctATATTGTTTCATTGCTGGGCAACGCTGCTGTTATAACTGTCATTTATTTAGATCCAAACTTAAGAACTCCAAAATACATTGCAGTTTTCAACCTTGTATTTGTGGACCTGTTGGGTAGTACAGCTCTGGTGCCAAAGGTGATTGACATCTTTTTGTTTAACCACAATATAATTCCCTATAATGACTGCTTGACGTTCCTTTTTTTCTGCTACATCTGTCTTTCAATGCAGTCTTTTAACCTGGTTGCTCTCTCCTATGACCGACTGGTTGCCATCATTTTTCCCCTGCACTATCAGGTGAAGATGACCTACAAGTTCATGTTTTCCTTAATCGCCTCTTTCTGGATCTTTAACATAACTGCTGTTTTAATTGCAGTCGGTCTCATCACAAGACTCTCGTTCTGCAAATCTTTAGTTGTAAACAGCTTTTTTTGTGACCATGGACAGATTTACCGGCTTGCGTGCAATGACAATTTTCCTAATGATGTACTCAGTTTTCTGTatcctgtttttcttttttggtttCCGCTGGTTTTTATCCTGTTAAGTTATCTTTACATATTATACACATTAGCGAAAGTGGCAACATTACAACAAGGAGTTAAAGCTTTTAAGACCTGTTTGGCTCATCTCTCATTAGTGGTCATTTATTTCACCCCGCTGCTGGTTACATTCACTTTGATGGAAAAAATCCATCCAAACTACAGGATTATAAACTTATCTTTGACCTCAGTTATTCCGTCCATGTTGAACCCAATCATTTATGTTCTGCAAACACAAGAAATCAAGGTATCaatgaaaaaaatattaaaaagctgcCTGAAAAACAAAATTAGAGCTCGAAAACCCCCAACCATGTGA